AAGGGAAGAATCGAGTTTACAAATCCTCGAGGAAGAGAAATAGTAGGAACAATCGAAGAAAAAAAAACCTATCTCATCGATATCCTCTCGTTTACCACACAATTTGGTGAAGAGGTGAAAGATTTTGAAAAACTCTGTCACAAAGCAAGTTCACTCCCTGCTGCCGTATGGGTGATCACTAACCAATACAACAGACGTTATGAGGTTATGCTGGATATCTCAAGCCTCAGGCGAGAAGACAAAGGGAAAACCGAATGGCTCTTTCTCATGACCGATCTCACCCTTTTCAACAAACTCCAACAGGAATTTTACCGCATCCAGCGATTTGAGGCGATGGAGGTACTGGCTGGTGGTATAGCCCACGATTTCAACAACATTCTGACCGTCATCATGGGGAATATCTCACTCCTCCGATTGCAGCTAGGAGAGAATAACAATACTCTCACCGGTTATCTTCAGGAGGCTGAAGAAGCTTGTGAAAGGGCAAAAAAACTTACCTCCCAGATGCTTTCATTCTCTCACGGTGGCTCCCCTATGCTCAAACAGGAAAACATTCTCAAGATGCTTGAAGATACTGTGCGTTTTATGCTTCAGGGCTCTTCTATCACATGGAAAATCAACCAGCTCACAGAAAACGTCACCATTCCCGTGGATATTACCCAACTGGGACAGGTGATCCAGAACCTGGTGCTCAATGCTCGTGAAGCCATGGACAACAGCGGAGAAATAGTCATCTCTCTCGAAAAAATTGAAGCCTCCCACATCCAGCAAAGAATTCCTGAACCACTGCCCAATATTACCCATTATCTCCGTATTACCATCCAGGACACAGGACCAGGTATCGATCCGGAAATTCTTCCTCGCATCTTTGACCCCTACGTGTCCACAAAATCCCGAGGAAGCGGTTTAGGACTTGCGATTGTCTATACCATTATTCGCAGACACCATGGCCTTATCGAGGTAGCGTCAGAACCCGGGAAAGGAACTACCTTCTTCATCTACCTTCCCCTCTACCAAGTAGAGGAAGAACCTTCCTCCAAAGAAACAGATCAATTAAACACCTTTCCTTCAGGAAATGGTAAACGGATTTGGATTCTTGATGATGAAGTAGGGATTGTAAAAGTTCTTGAAAAAACCCTTAGACAACAAAACTACGAGGTAAAGAGTTTCCAGAAAGCAAGCGACTTTCTCGCAAGGATAGAAGAAATCGCACCTCAGGACCTCGTTATCATGGACATCACCATTCCAGGTGACATCAGCGTGGAAAAAAGACTTGAAAAACTCTTCCAAACCTCCCCAAAAACAAAGGTAATCTTAATCAGCGGTTACACCCAAAAAAACTTTCACATACCAGAAGGACAAGCTATCGCCTACCTCACAAAACCCTTTAGCGTTCAACAGATACTGCAAAAGATAGACGAGGTCCTTACAGAAAACTCTTCATCAGCTTGACAAATCGAAATTTTACCTTACACTAAAAGCCGAGGAGGTAAAAGTGGCAAAAGCGCTGTCTGTGAGTGTCAATTTCTTGTATCCGGGTATCATGCTAAAAGGGGATGCCTACACCGAACAAGGAGAAAAGGTTCAACCCGGCTTTGTTCCTTTTACCGATGAGAAGATTGCTGAACTCAAGGCCCGCGGCATTACAACCATCTACTACACCCCTCACCCAGAACCTACCCGTTTTCCGGGAAGTGAGCCGATAATCCCCCAGGAAACGATAAATAAAGGCCTAGAAATCGCCAAAGAGGTTGAACGCCGTCTCAAAGAAAACGCTCCCCTCCCTGTTCGAGAGATCAACACTCTCATTGACGAATTTGTGGAAAAGGTTGTGGCCCTGCAAGGAAACACCCTGAACCTTGCGGAACTCCGGGATTATGATGATTATACGTATACCCATTCACTTAACGTAGCACTCCTTTCGCTTTTGATGGGGAAAAAGCTCAGCTACACCGAAGATCAACTCAAGATTCTGGGAGTGGGAGGCATGCTCCACGATATAGGCAAGGTAAAAATTCCCAAAGAAATTCTCAACAAACCAGATCGTCTTACCCCACAAGAATTTGATATTATGAAGCGGCATCCGGTATACGGATTTGAAATCGTCAAAGACACATACTCTCGTTTCGTTCAGTCAATTGTCCTCTATCACCACGAAAAAATCAACGGAAGTGGCTACCCCCTCGGTAAAAAGAATAACGAGATGGGAGAATTTGCTCAGATAGCCAGTCTTTGTGATGTGTTTGATGCGATTACCAGTGCCAGGAGTTACAAGCCCGCCCAGCCCTTCTGGTATGCTCTCCTCTGTATCTACCGAGAACAGGGAAAGAGTTTTTCTCCCCGTCTCGCTCAAATATTTCTCAAAGAACTCCCACAATACTTTGGCAATACCCCCATCTTCTCAAAAGGAAGCTTTGTCTTGCTCAATACAGGAGAAATAGCATATGTGCCGGAGGATAGCCGTACCCTCTGGCCCCAGGTATGGCTTCTCATCAACAGTCGCAAAGAGATCTCTCAACGAAAGGTTATTCTCGACCTGTCTCTGGAAGAAAACCGGATGATCGAACGCCAGATTTTTGACGAAAAACTGACGGCCACACTTCAAAAGATTGTTGAACGTTATCTTGATAAACCAGAAAAACCAAAGGATTGGAACTTGAAATGAAAGAAGCCCTCTTTTGGTCTCAAGAAGCTAAAGCTGTCCGTTGTGAACTCTGCCCCCACCACTGCCTCCTTTCTGAGGGGAAAAGTGGCATCTGTGGTGCAAGAAAATCTCTGGAAGGCAAACTTTTTTCCCTCAATTATGGAGCCATCGCTGGCATGGCTGTTGACCCCATCGAAAAGAAACCCCTGTTTCACTTTTATCCGGGGAGCCGTATCTTTTCTATAGGAACGGTCGGTTGCAACCTCCACTGCCCTTTTTGCCAGAACAATGGACTTTCTCGTTTTTTTGATGAATTTGGAGGGCAGTCAGAGAAGCTCGAACATCTTTCTCCCGAAGAACTCATTGATCTCGTAGAGCGTACCAAGAGCGAACCAATAATAGCCTATACCTACTCCGAACCTGTTGTATGGTTTGAATATGTTCTCGAAACCATGCAGCTTGCCAGGAAAAAAAACATCAAAAATGTTCTTGTCACCAATGGTTATATAGAAGAAAAACCCCTTGAGGCGTGGATTCCTTTCGTTGACGCTGTGAATGTCGATCTCAAGGCATTCACAGAAGCTGGTTATAAAAAACTCGGTGGCACTCTCGAACCTGTCAAAAGAACCATCCAGCGTCTTTTTGAAGCGAAAGTCCATGTAGAGGTAACAACGCTTGTTGTCCCGGGCATTAACGATGACCTCACAGAAATGGAACAGCTTGCTGCCTGGCTTGCTTCCCTCTCTCCCGAGCTACCTCTCCACCTCTCCCGTTACTTCCCCCATCATCGTTATCATGCCCCCTCTACCTCTCTTGACCTCTTGCACCGCGTTAAAGAAATTGCAAAGCGTTTTCTCTTCCATGTTTATCTGGGAAACGTAGTGGAAGACGCCTCTACCTTTTGTTCTCAATGTGGGAAACTCCTTATCCGCCGTGAAATTTACAGCGTAGAGGTCGTAGGACTCCAGCATGGTCGCTGTATTTCCTGTGGAAAACCCCTGTGGGGTCACTATGCAGATTGAAATAGGTGAAGAAAAATTTCGTTTTGTAAAAATAGAGGGTCGATACCTCTACAGCCCTTACAATCCCTTCCGGGAGATAGAGCGCACCTTTCAGAACCTCCCCTCCGTTGAGAGACCATTTTTTGTGGTGTTTGGTTCGGCCCAGGGACATGTGGTTGAATTTCTGCTAAATCAGGGATATGAAGCTAAAGATATATGGGTAACCGAACCCCATCCCGATCTCGAAGCCTGGTCAAGAGAACATATAGGATTTGCGATGGAGGGAACACTGGCATCACGACTAATATTGCTTAATGAAGAAATTTTTTTATCCTTGAATACATTTTTCACCTTTCAAACATTTTTACACCACTATGAGATAGTTCTTACCCAAACAATAGAAAATATTAAAGTAACAGCATTTTTCTCTAAACTGTGGTGGATAAACTTTGTAAGAAACCTTTCCATGGTCTCTCAACGTGAGGTCTATAAAATCCCGTCTCATTTCACCCCTTATGATATTCCTATTTTGGTTACTGCTTCTGGTCCTTCGCTTACCACCCTTCTCGAGAGTATTTTTGAGTGGTATCAGGCAGGGGGAAAGATTCTTGCCTGTCTGTCATCGTGGCCAACCCTTGCCTCAGCTAACATCGTTCCCTGGGGAGTGGTAGTAAGTGATGCGGGGGTGGGCAATATCCTCCATGCCCAGAATCTACCCCATGAAGTCATCGTTTTCGCAAGTGTGTACGCCAATTCAGCTCTTCTTTCCTCGTTACCGCAGAGGATTGTCTATTATGATATTGATAAGGAGGAAAGCTCTCCTTCCTTTATGCTTTCCCAACCTTCTGTAGTCCTTGATGCCCTTACACTTGCCAAACGCCTCTTCACAGGAGAAATTTATATTGCGGGCCTCGATCTCGGTTATACCCTCCGCGGCACCCACGCCAGAGGCAACATGGTCGCCCTTCGTCAGGAGCTTCTGTGTTCCAGGCTTTATCCTGTCGAAACAGAAAAAATAGGATTTCTCAAAAGAAAGGATATTCAACAATTCAACGACCATGTCTGGACCACGCCATCTTTCCAGTTAATCAAGCAAGAGATAGAAAAGATTTTCCCCGACGTTCACATTCTTCACCCCATTCAGCCATGGAAAAACCCTATCCGTGAAACACTTCCTATCCCGTCCCCCCTGAAAAGAGAAATAACCTTCGAAAAAATGGGGGATGTCACCCCTCTCCTCCACAAGGCAAAAACCTACCTTGAAACGTCCAATACTACGGTATACCTCCGGGAGGATCTCCTCGAAATGCCAAGAGAAACCGTAAAAAACTACTTACTATACAAACTTTTAGAATAAGGAGCATGTGTGAAAAAATATCATGTGATAATGGCAATCGTTCTTATGACACTTACAGGGTGTGCCACAAAGACGGAGTTTTTCTTTCTGAACCGATGGATAGTGATGGATAAGAATACTGAACAACTCCTAGACAGAGAGTTTCTTCCTATCACTGTTCTCCGGTATCGATGGCTTTCTCCCACCGAGGCAGTCGTGTATGGCATGGATGAACAGCAAAAGAGGGGGTGTTGGCTCTGGGACGGCTGGAGAAAAACATTTTCTTCCCTCGATGAGGATATTCAGGGTTTTGATGTTTCTGGCAAGACTCTTCTTCTTATGGGGAGTACATGGGATAATGGTTACACTTTAAAACTCGGAAAAATTCACAAAAAAAGCTTTGTTTCCCAAAAGAGCATCCTCTTTCCTTTCATCCCCCAGAATTCTCTCGGAGTGGATGGGGGTTTTTATCTTTCAGCCAGAGATGACGCAGGTTTGAGACGCGTGTTTTTTGTCTCTCTTGCCGGGGAACTGCAAGAGGTTCTGGTACTCTCCAATACCATGGCCACCCTGCGTTTTCTTCGGGTAAATAAACGCCCCCTGGTTTACACCTCCTACGAAAAAGAAAAAGAACCATCCCTGTATGCTTTCGTGGATAATCCCTCTCCAAAGTGGCAAAACTTTCCCATTGAAGGAACCATAGGACAAAAAGCCGTGTCCCTTTCGGAAGCTATAGGATTTGTCCTCATGAGAGAGGGAAAAAACTTCTGGGCTGTCTGTGATACCAATATGCAACCATTGACAACCGGTCCAGAGTGGCGGGCTCTTATCTTTGAGGAACTTTTTGACAACCTGGACAAAACACAAGGGGTGTTTCTCTGCCTTCTTCCCGACGAAAAGAGAAGCACGCTTATGGTTTTCCGCTGGGAGGAAAATCAGTGGCGATGGAAGAGTTTCGCTCCATGATGGTCTTTCCTCAAAAATACCTCTCTGTATGCAACCATGAATGAAATTTTTTCCTTCTCTTAAGACTCGTCTTTGTCTTTTCAGCTCCTTTTTGACCTGAAACAGGGGAATAACTCTCGCCCCTTACGTTTTCGCTGCGACATGGGAAGAGCTTCTCGCTAGCCGGTGTTCCACTGCAACAGGGTAATAGCTGGTAACCTTTTGTGCCTGACTGTGAAAGGGTAATAGCTTGAGTTTTGTCTCTGAGCCGGTTAGGAGTGAATCTTTGAAAAAACGGAAAATGCTCTTCCCTTGTTGCAGTGTAAGCACAGAGTTTAAAGCTGTGATAAGGAAATAGCTGGAATTGCCTCCATACTGCAACAGGGTAATAGCAAGTTTTTTCCTGTGATAAAGGAAGAGCACAGGTTTTTCTCCCTACAACAAAGGAAAAACCATTCCGCCTTCAAAATCTCCTGCGACAAGGTAAGAGCTTCCATTTTCCCATATTGCCACTGCGATAAGGAAACAGCAAGTTTTCCCCTTCACTGGAAAAAGGGAAGAGCAAATCTCAATCCACCAGAATAAAATAAAAAAAATGGTGGTTAAACGTTTAACCTGGAATTTTCGACATATGCTCTTTCCTTGTTGCAGTGTATGATCCCCTAACCTTAGACTGTGATAAGGTAAGAGCTGGAGTTTTTGTACTGCAACAAGGTAATAGCTAGAGAACCTTCTTCTCACTACACCATGGTAATAGTCCCCATGAGAGAAACACTGCAACAAGGTAATAGCAAGTTTTCTCACTGCAACAAAGGAAGAGCATCAAGCTCACTCCCCCATCTTTTTTTGTCAATTATAAGGAAACAACATCCTTTCACGGAGATTATTTTTGAGGAAGGCCATGATCCCGTTGTGTCAAATAAAAAAGTACTCGAAATTCGAATCATTGCCTCATAAAAAAAAGTACTCAAAAATTCCATACAGTTTCCTCCAAATTTTTGTTTTTTACATTCTTTTTCTTTTGAAGGCTGAAAAGTTTTCTCTGGCAAGCTGTAATTTTTTGTCTTAGGTGAAACAAATCGAGAGCCTTATAAAGCCTTGTTAGGCGTTCCTTTTGTGCCTCACTTACATAAGAGCTTTCTAAAAGCCGTTGGTAGGGAGTTTTAATATCATCATGCTTCTTTTGCACCTTGCTTCCGATTCTCTTTTTCTCTGTCATTTTCATAACCGGTTGAAAAAAGTTGGCATAAAGCCTGAGATACGCATAGAGTCGGTTCAAGTAGTAGACTTCTTCCTCGGTATCGTAGCGGAAGTATCCAACATTCTGGCGGACTATGGAATAGTTTTTCTGCTCAACGTAGCAGTTATCATTGGAACGGGAGCTTCTCCCCCTTGTAAATTTTATCTGGTGCTTCTCACACCAATCGCGTAGAGGATGATTAATAAATTCAGCACCGGTATCAGAATCAATTCCCCGTAACTCAAAAGGAAGTCTTCCTTTGACTTTTTCTATGGCTTCTCTTACCCATTTTGAAGCTTTGTTTTTGATTGCCACAAGTTCTGTCCAACCGCTCCAAACATCCACCATATTTAATGTTTGAGCAAAATCTCCCCGGCTATTTCCTCCCTCATGGGCAACCAGATCAATCTCCATAAAACCAGGGCAATTTTCATCCCACTCTGCCCACGTGCGTATAGCTATTTGTTGCTTTAATAGCGTTCCAGGCTTTGTACCTTTTCGTCCTTTTATCTCAAGCTTTTTACGCTCATGTTTCAAAAGTCGGTCAATACTTGAGGCACTTATATGGCGCAAGTTTTCTATAGCCTGTGGAGAACCGTGGAGATGTCCGTTTGCTAAGAGATTATCTAAAACTTCATTTAAAATTGGCTTTAAACGTTTGCCACACATGTAGTTTTCAATTTCCCAGACCTTTTTTAGAAGTTTTAGTTCCTCTTCGCCGAATTTTTTCTTTCTGCCAGGTCTTTTGCCCTTCTTGGCTATGTCGGCTTTAAGGTAATTTTTCTTGCCTACATAGATGGTTTTTCCGTGCTGCCTCAAGAGCCTGGCGGCATAGTTTCGGTTTTTTAAACCTGTTATCCTCACAAAGTAATCCAGTATCTCCATTTTTTCCTTTTTGCTGGCTTTTTGATACTCTGCTTCGACAAGCTCAGCATATCATTTCGCCGTTTCCCTGTAAATAGGTCTTTTTTCAGACCTCGTTAACCCAATTCCTGTTGGCGAGCCTGTCGAGCCACGGTTGGCGAGCTTGTCGAGCCATGAACTGGATTATTTTATACACAGATTTGGAGTACTTTTTTATTTTGCAATAGCGTTCCCTTTTCGAGTACTTTTATTATGAAGCAATTCGAAAATCCCGTTGCGTCAAATAAAAAAGTACTCGAAATTCGAATCATTGCCTCATAAAAAAAAGTACTCAAAAATTCCATACAGTTTCCTCCAAATTTTTGTTTTTTACATTCTTTTTCTTTTGAAGGCTGAAAAGTTTTCTCTGGCAAGCCGTAATTTTTTGTCTTAGGTGAAACAAATCGAGAGCCTTATAAAGCCTTGTTAGGCGTTCCTTTTGTGCCTCACTTACATAAGAGCTTTCTAAAAGCCGTTGGTAGGGAGTTTTAATATCATCATGCTTCTTTTGCACCTTGCTTCCGATTCTCTTTTCTCTGTCATTTTCATAACCGTTGAAAAAGTTGGCATAAAGCCTGAGATACGCATAGAGTCGGTTCAAGTAGTAGACTTCTTCCTCGGTATCGTAGCGGAAGTATCCAACATTCTGGCGGACTATGGAATAGTTTTTCTGCTCAACGTAGCAGTTATCATTGGAACGGGAGCTTCTCCCCCTTGTAAATTTTATCTGGTGCTTCTCACACCAATCGCGTAGAGGATGATTAATAAATTCAGCACCGGTATCAGAATCAATTCCCCGTAACTCAAAAGGAAGTCTTCTTTGGACTTTTTCTATGGCTTCTCTTACCCATTTTGAAGCTTTGTTTTTGATTGCCACAAGTTCTGTCCAACCGCTCCAAACATCCACCATATTTAATGTTTGAGCAAAATCTCCCCGGCTATTTCCTCCCTCATGGGCAACCAGATCAATCTCCATAAAACCAGGGCAATTTTCATCCCACTCTGCCCAAGTGCGTATAGCTATTTGTTGCTTTAATAAGGTTCCAGGTTTTGTGCCTTTTCGTCCTTTTATCTCAAGCTTTTTACGCTCTTGTTTCAAAAGTCGGTCAATACTTGAGGCACTTATATGGCGCAAGTTTTCTATAGCCTGTGGAGAACCGTGGAGATGTCCGTTTGCTAAGAGATTATCTAAAACTTCATTTAAAATTGGCTTTAAACGTTTGCCACACATGTAGTTTTCAATTTCCCAGACCTTTTTTAGAAGTTTTAGTTCCTCTTCGCCGAATTTTTTCTTTCTGCCAGGTCTTTTGCCCTTCTTGGCTATGTCGGCTTTAAGGTAATTTTTCTTGCCTACATAGATGGTTTTTCCGTGCTGCCTCAAGAGTCTGGCGGCATAGTTTCGGTTTTTTAAACCTGTTATCCTCACAAAATAATCCAGTATCTCCATTTTTTCCTTTTTGCTGGCTTTTTGATATTGTTTTGCCGTTTCCCTGTAAATAGGTCTTTTTTCAGACCTCGTTAACCCAATTCCTGTTGGCGAGCCTGTCGAGCCACGGTTCTTCAGCTTGTCGAGCCATGAACTGGATATTTTACACAAATTTAAAGTACTTTTTTATTTTGAAGCAACGTTCCCTTTTCGAGTACTTTTATTATGAAGCAATTCGATGATCCCGTTGCGTCAAATAAAAAAGTACTCGAAATTCGAATCATTGCCTCATAAAAAAAAGTACTCAAAAATTCCATACAGTTTCCTCCAAATTTTTGTTTTTTACATTCTTTTTCTTTTGAAGGCTGAAAAGTTTTCTCTGGCAAGCCGTAATTTTTTGTCTTAGGTGAAACAAATCGAGAGCCTTATAAAGCCTTGTTAGGCGTTCCTTTTGTGCCTCACTTACATAAGAGCTTTCTAA
This sequence is a window from Thermospira aquatica. Protein-coding genes within it:
- a CDS encoding 6-hydroxymethylpterin diphosphokinase MptE-like protein, encoding MQIEIGEEKFRFVKIEGRYLYSPYNPFREIERTFQNLPSVERPFFVVFGSAQGHVVEFLLNQGYEAKDIWVTEPHPDLEAWSREHIGFAMEGTLASRLILLNEEIFLSLNTFFTFQTFLHHYEIVLTQTIENIKVTAFFSKLWWINFVRNLSMVSQREVYKIPSHFTPYDIPILVTASGPSLTTLLESIFEWYQAGGKILACLSSWPTLASANIVPWGVVVSDAGVGNILHAQNLPHEVIVFASVYANSALLSSLPQRIVYYDIDKEESSPSFMLSQPSVVLDALTLAKRLFTGEIYIAGLDLGYTLRGTHARGNMVALRQELLCSRLYPVETEKIGFLKRKDIQQFNDHVWTTPSFQLIKQEIEKIFPDVHILHPIQPWKNPIRETLPIPSPLKREITFEKMGDVTPLLHKAKTYLETSNTTVYLREDLLEMPRETVKNYLLYKLLE
- a CDS encoding response regulator, which produces MVYKIAIVEDEAIVAHSIEQKLLKLGYEVSGVFHKAEDLFVFLEQKSVDLILMDILLQNGISGIEAAEQILHRYHIPVIYLTAFSDDATLQKAARTEPYGYLIKPFNDRELKATVEMALYKAGATKELVYREARWKAVFVHMREGMVVTDNRGQIISVNPAMESLVNLPAAAMENKSLDELFIFSPTGTGERTFYLQVKSENIRIPVHWISSLISDDLGQTLGSVHIFHDIRDQFAYENALIESEERYRRLVEYQTDWIVRLDESGSIRYANHAMADALGWEKEQIINQNFFDIVPSMDRENWRKLFDSLTEPSEVKSVLLDYEKNGRRYVIEWCFRCVHPTNRTKTCKEYQGVGRDITLLRETEEALREEDEFLKRILTTIDEAVVITDEKGRIEFTNPRGREIVGTIEEKKTYLIDILSFTTQFGEEVKDFEKLCHKASSLPAAVWVITNQYNRRYEVMLDISSLRREDKGKTEWLFLMTDLTLFNKLQQEFYRIQRFEAMEVLAGGIAHDFNNILTVIMGNISLLRLQLGENNNTLTGYLQEAEEACERAKKLTSQMLSFSHGGSPMLKQENILKMLEDTVRFMLQGSSITWKINQLTENVTIPVDITQLGQVIQNLVLNAREAMDNSGEIVISLEKIEASHIQQRIPEPLPNITHYLRITIQDTGPGIDPEILPRIFDPYVSTKSRGSGLGLAIVYTIIRRHHGLIEVASEPGKGTTFFIYLPLYQVEEEPSSKETDQLNTFPSGNGKRIWILDDEVGIVKVLEKTLRQQNYEVKSFQKASDFLARIEEIAPQDLVIMDITIPGDISVEKRLEKLFQTSPKTKVILISGYTQKNFHIPEGQAIAYLTKPFSVQQILQKIDEVLTENSSSA
- a CDS encoding integrase catalytic domain-containing protein, whose product is MEILDYFVRITGLKNRNYAARLLRQHGKTIYVGKKNYLKADIAKKGKRPGRKKKFGEEELKLLKKVWEIENYMCGKRLKPILNEVLDNLLANGHLHGSPQAIENLRHISASSIDRLLKHERKKLEIKGRKGTKPGTLLKQQIAIRTWAEWDENCPGFMEIDLVAHEGGNSRGDFAQTLNMVDVWSGWTELVAIKNKASKWVREAIEKVKGRLPFELRGIDSDTGAEFINHPLRDWCEKHQIKFTRGRSSRSNDNCYVEQKNYSIVRQNVGYFRYDTEEEVYYLNRLYAYLRLYANFFQPVMKMTEKKRIGSKVQKKHDDIKTPYQRLLESSYVSEAQKERLTRLYKALDLFHLRQKITACQRKLFSLQKKKNVKNKNLEETVWNF
- the amrS gene encoding AmmeMemoRadiSam system radical SAM enzyme, yielding MKEALFWSQEAKAVRCELCPHHCLLSEGKSGICGARKSLEGKLFSLNYGAIAGMAVDPIEKKPLFHFYPGSRIFSIGTVGCNLHCPFCQNNGLSRFFDEFGGQSEKLEHLSPEELIDLVERTKSEPIIAYTYSEPVVWFEYVLETMQLARKKNIKNVLVTNGYIEEKPLEAWIPFVDAVNVDLKAFTEAGYKKLGGTLEPVKRTIQRLFEAKVHVEVTTLVVPGINDDLTEMEQLAAWLASLSPELPLHLSRYFPHHRYHAPSTSLDLLHRVKEIAKRFLFHVYLGNVVEDASTFCSQCGKLLIRREIYSVEVVGLQHGRCISCGKPLWGHYAD
- a CDS encoding integrase catalytic domain-containing protein, with the protein product MEILDYFVRITGLKNRNYAARLLRQHGKTIYVGKKNYLKADIAKKGKRPGRKKKFGEEELKLLKKVWEIENYMCGKRLKPILNEVLDNLLANGHLHGSPQAIENLRHISASSIDRLLKQERKKLEIKGRKGTKPGTLLKQQIAIRTWAEWDENCPGFMEIDLVAHEGGNSRGDFAQTLNMVDVWSGWTELVAIKNKASKWVREAIEKVQRRLPFELRGIDSDTGAEFINHPLRDWCEKHQIKFTRGRSSRSNDNCYVEQKNYSIVRQNVGYFRYDTEEEVYYLNRLYAYLRLYANFFNGYENDREKRIGSKVQKKHDDIKTPYQRLLESSYVSEAQKERLTRLYKALDLFHLRQKITACQRKLFSLQKKKNVKNKNLEETVWNF
- a CDS encoding HD-GYP domain-containing protein gives rise to the protein MAKALSVSVNFLYPGIMLKGDAYTEQGEKVQPGFVPFTDEKIAELKARGITTIYYTPHPEPTRFPGSEPIIPQETINKGLEIAKEVERRLKENAPLPVREINTLIDEFVEKVVALQGNTLNLAELRDYDDYTYTHSLNVALLSLLMGKKLSYTEDQLKILGVGGMLHDIGKVKIPKEILNKPDRLTPQEFDIMKRHPVYGFEIVKDTYSRFVQSIVLYHHEKINGSGYPLGKKNNEMGEFAQIASLCDVFDAITSARSYKPAQPFWYALLCIYREQGKSFSPRLAQIFLKELPQYFGNTPIFSKGSFVLLNTGEIAYVPEDSRTLWPQVWLLINSRKEISQRKVILDLSLEENRMIERQIFDEKLTATLQKIVERYLDKPEKPKDWNLK